The genomic window AGCCCAAACtcttcttatattaaaaatatttgagaagAAGTGCACAGTGCAAACCTTCAATCATAAACTTAAtccttataatatttcatttaaaatacatacataaaaaattcgCACTGAGgatacgataatatattttagctttCCGGACGAATACCGACACACTGCGCTACGCCTCTGGTGAGATAACATACACAGATAATTATAAAGGTCATTAAGAGACGATTATTTTgaccaaaaaaaaatccaacatCCCACTTCGACATAATTACAGAATCgaacacttttaaatttaaatgtgtttcGATAAACGTCGCCTATTCAAAGACATACGACCAAGTATACGAAAAGGGTATTTATGAGCACTAATATCGATCGAACGTGTAACTTGGGCacgttcaaaataaaaaataaaatctgatcaGAAACATTTCTACATTTACATCAGTATTATACTTATTAGAATGAATTCTAAAATCAAGATatagtagatatttttaattgacatttaGGCCAAGCTGATAATCATACTCTTAGCTCGTGGTCGTGTCCGAAACGATACCACTAAAGAATCACAATAGGTCATTCGTGTATTaagatgatataaatataacactattaataaacattaatgaagattatttttaaatgcatttttaatgACGAACATGATATAGGGAatgatgttttatataaaaataggtaagCGGAAGGgaaaacgggccacctgatggtaagtggtcaccgtcgtCAAAGAtataggcgctgtaagaaatattaaccattctttatgGAAATGCGCTATCAACATTCAGAACTAAGATGGTAAGTTTGTTggtaataatactaagtatggcTGTGAGACGGTATGCGGATGAGGGGCGGCATCTACCCAGAGAGTCTCGCACAAAGCTCTGTCTCCAAGTATTCTCTATTATCACAACAGTATAAAGGCGTCAACACACTAGCCGAGATCGATGAGATCAAATGAAACGCGAAACATTGTCAACTGAGACAATCATAAATAAAGGATTTCAGACAATTGATCAGTGCAATGGACGTTTCCAGACTCGATGCTATACAAGCAGCATGCTTTGTTGACTTtaaaattagaatgaataatatatatggtAACATTGGTTCGTAATTTGAATTTGCAATCTTCATACATACTACTTTGATAGGGCAATCTATTTTATGTgacagattatataaaagaaaaacaaaataatgtttcgcCACCGTTAACGTaataatcgtaaataataatatctaggaTATAAGAACCAAATTGAGTGAACCAGTACTAACCATCTCTGTTCTGAATGTTGATGGCGCACTTGCATAAAGAATGGTCAATATCATATATCCTTTATCCACCAACGCATATCCTTTATCATAATataccaaaccttctcctcaaagggggaggaggccttagcccagcagtgggaaattaacaggctgatAATGTATATAAGAACCAAAcatatcaaaaacaaatcacATATCAGAGGGTTTCGtatttatatcacaaaaaaaaatcgatcttCCAATTTGTAGGGCGAGTGAGttagttttacaaataataacgaTTTTAGATAAGATATTGTTAGCGCATGTGtggttaattttcataaaagtcATTTAGCCCATCTGATTTTgctatgagtttaaaaatataataaaaacccaTGATCTTCTATAGAATGTTCTTTTGTCTATCTGTTATATACGAAGTCAGAAGATTGTACGATTGGTCATTATGCAAAATGCGTCTGCTCAAACATTCGCctgtaagtaaaatttttatacgCGTCATTTTGTAATAGTCCATGAAAACTAAATAGGGATTCCAAAACCGTTTAAAATTGCCGCGTCAAATTGTATTAACTAGTTCTATCTTTTATCACCTGTGGCGCTACTAATCAACACAATAACAAGCCTCGAGCAGTGCAAGtgtttctgaaaataaaagtggaaaaCAATAACTTAACGCAAGACACAATTGGCTTTAAAGACTTGTattatgtagaaataaatatttttttttatcttaaacgaGGACGTCTAAGAAGCAGTGGACAGGAGAAATTGTGTTTAAAGATATCTGGCACGTATTCGTTTAAATTGATATACTTTAATATCAGAAGTTTAAGGAAACATGACAACATTACAGCGCCAAAATTtttggaaaagaaaaaaaaattatcaactattttgaatacaaatgaACTTTTATTCGTGGCTATTTAAGTGTATTATAATGTCATagattttatcttaattgtttCATCATCAAATACtggttatttgttaattaatctgCTGGATGTCAGATATTGATTATCGTAGTATGCTTCGTACTTCTTTTTATATCCAGCAATTGATAACAATAGATATATTTCTTCCTTGTGATTATAGGATTGAGGACATTTCAGAACGATTTGAATTGAAGCTGTTCGTTTTATTGGTTCGCTTTCACTATCACATTTTGGCTCCATGCCCAGGATAGTACGTCAGAGATACGCGGGAAGCGTCCACGTCAAGACGAAGCGACTACGTTTACGAAACACTACGTAACAGCTGGTGTGcgtaaaaatctatttattttgtacctCGAGATAATGTTGGTTTGTAAATATTAGTACAGAATCACAGTTTGGGTGAAAAATAAGATAACATTCACGTATTCAAAGTAATTTTTTCAAGCttgaataattgaaataaaatattaaccttagATGACTTTGTTTTGGCAGATAATTCAATGCGTTAAAGAAACCACGTAAGTATTTAGGTTTAGAATTCGCCAAAGTACGTAACTATAGCTTAGAGTCTTGAACTATAGCTTCTTTGAAATTCCTATGCACAGCTTTCTGGTGATCTAGTAAAAACatcaattttgtaaaaaataatgatacacTTTGATTTTATACCCGAGGTTGcctttaattaaagttttatttattttcctagcacaattaaaacaactaattgatttcaattatattgctcgttagtaaaaaaatcttcaatctacaatgattatatattcaatgttatattatattatataatattatattttcaaatgattaGAAATTACGagacaaaatacattataaaagagtcttgactattttatttttctcctaATCTTGATTAGACTAGTCTTTTTTTCCGGCACGACACTTACGGAAAACGCCAATTGAATTGGTTTAATATAAAGTACCTGATTATTTCTATCAAATATCCAAAACACGAATAcgtgaatattaaattgtacgAAATAATGGCAAAGCACAAACGACCTATAGACAACTGGTTTCCGAAACCATTTCCTTGTCACAACATTTCCTCATCAAACCAAAACAGACATGCCAATGAATAAAACGGACGAATTGAAAATTACGCTTGAAACCTTTACTTtacataagattttatatcaattcCTAACAATAACAGTTTAgataatacagaaaaaaactTGATTGggcatgtttttattattagctaTTAAAAGGTGAGAGGCTCCAAGTTTATTAAGTAACATGGCAACACCAATGAAGTGGATATATCTGTAGCTGAACGTAGTTTACTACGCATGATAACCTATTGATAATATTCCTGACCTCAGGAGTGGGTAAAGGCGAGTGACGAATTCGATACACGTCATATGGACTTTAAGACTACAGCCATTGAAATACAAATTGCTACTGAATAAAAATCATAACTTTGACGCATGTTTCATCTTGATAAATTTATGACTCTCAGTTCATACAATTTTTGAGTCTCACTTGTTTATTATAGCGTAAGATACACCTCTTCTTGAATAaggcttttatttattataatcatcacACTAAGACCCTAAGAAGTACAACGCAGTAACGAATAACGCAAATAAAATCGAATGGTACATttgaaaaaggaaaaaaaataaaaccaaccAATGAATTAAAGGAATAACCACACGATAACCAATTATAGTTatgaaatcaattataatttatttaaaagtattatgtcTAATTCATTaatggaaattattattatcaataattagtTTGGCATATCCCTAAATAGTTCAGTGTTTCTCTAAACCATTCCATTCCACAAGTCTACAGTTCTTGCCAAATATTTTACGTGACGTCGTTTCGTACAGCGTACTTTCAATCTGTCTAGCTGTCTACATCATTTTTATCTATCCACACAAAGGTATGGTGAAATGACGGTATAAAGTTAACAGTTATTACAGCAGGTACTTTAAGTGTCTCGTGGTTTGGTAACATTTGAATGTTACTAGTGTTACTCTCCGTTCATTCGTGTGCCCGGAAAACCCGTCAAACTTGCAAGAATGTTCACTGATCATATCAGATTCCGTCTGATTATTAGAATGACGGAATACAGAGTGCACCCGTTGATAGTGCATACACTTGTGCACCTAAACAAATCTCGGTTGACAGTCACTCCATCAACGGAAGACTGTTTATAATCGCTGTAGCTTAAATCGATCAGAAAGACATTATTATCATCATAAAATACAGGAGTCAGGACAGCAGAGGAAGGACAAGAACTGCGCAAAAACTATTGTAATATTAGGTTTACTCGGTGGACATCCACTCCttacatattctactgccactcagtaatatttagtattgtgttcagatttgaagggtgagtgagccagtgtaactacaaatgcaagggacataacatcttagtttccaaggttgatggtgcataagcgatgtaagaaatgtttaatatcacAGCGCTgatcgtctatgggcggtggtgaccacttactataaggtggcctatttgcccgtccgcctaccaatatcataaaaaaggtgTCATACTATCAAAACTATTCGCATCGTACTATAGTTATTGCGCAATTCATAAAGACCTTTaagacaatatacatatttttagaaCAGTTTTGCTTGATAAATAAATTGCCAGGTACAATTCAGAGTTCAGTTGTGTTGTTTGTCTCGACTATATAcgatattttgatttagttattCGTTCGACGATTGATTTTGCATTTATTGTCTTTTCTCATGtttttcacttttatatttCAGGCTCAGGCAACGTAATTAGtcttatttttacattagaCTGATATCTTATTTTGCAGTAGTTACTGTTGCATACATTTTGATagatataagttaaattacgCTTTCAAGTGAAAAACCTATATGAATATATGACTTCGACAAATTGGAAACACGGAGGATGGCTCGTTTTGAAAATCGGAATTGCATTTCAATTTTCAACGGCAAAATATTGCTAGCATCTATGCTGTCGTGATTTGTTATAGACACCAAAGCATGCCCTTAATAATTATCACACCTGATGGTAAAACTGATGCACTCCGAAAAGTGTAATCAtagaaatttgaatatttatataatttcataatattcctCAATGATTTTCCGAAAATGCTATATAGTGTTTTGTATATAGTACGTTACTTATAACGTACTATACGTAAAGGTTATTCCCTGAAAACACAACCTTAATTATGagccatttaaattattatctgtacTTAATGTATTAAATGCGAAAGGAACTCTGACTATCTGTTACGGTTTTCGTAACTACGGaaccaaatttaatgaaaattggtAAGAACCAAGTATGAACCGCAAGGtaggacaaaggctacttttttatactcaACATATAACGACCGACCCCTAAAATTCAAGCGAATCCGCGAGCGGCAACTAGtagatctataaataaattataaatctattttgatggatgatttaaatgttatagaTACTATTATCATAAAGCATTTcattttctgacatttcaccTCAGTTACTTTTGGCCCGACCCTTAGTGAACctagaacctcgggatctgcagctttataactagaccaacgagtcagaggcagttttatttataaacaagagTGAGATCAAAGGGAACTTACACCAACTCCCACATAGATTTAAAATAGCCCAAGCAGAGTTTATTATTACTCAGTTTTGATATTATGGAAATTCATAAATAGTTCGCTTGTTGCTAATCTAATCAcagtaatactataaaaataacgcataaataataaatttaaatcaatattttaaataatatataggatAGTTACAAAGTTGTTCCATCAATATGAGCATTTTAAATTGTCgcacataattttaatatcaatggtTTGTGTTTGGATACTTGCATCACTGGCCAGATGCCGAAGATGTCTGTGTACACAAAAATTAGTCGCATGGCAAGAAAGGATATATTTCAACTACACGCGAAACAAGTAAACTTAATAACACACAAAAACTATTCTAAGAGAACAAAATTCGGTTGGAATAATTTGGAAACTTAACAACGAACGCGTATATGACGGCGATTACAATTTTGATAATCGTCGATTTAAATACTTATGCTAATTACTATAAGCACTTATGCAGACGTAATGGGGTCAGTTAGGATTCTATTTCTCTGTTAGAAAATACTTAAAAGGCCAAGAAAAGAAAAAGATGGCCCAGAGTTCCTGGTCCCTTAGATGAGACAGGGGTGCTAAGAATCCTCTGGTGGAAACCACAGTAACAGAACTTAGGGTGTAAAAGAAAACTTTGGCTGCTCAACATCAGGGAATGGACTGCAATCGGGAGAACCAACAAACTGTTTTGTCTCGCAAGTAATAGGCATACACGAAACTGGTGGCCAATCTCTGCCAAACAGAAAAGCACcctaaaaagaaatattgattttattttatagagatAAAAGGACACTACCGTCTACCAAACCGCTTCGCTTTGAGGTGTGCAAAAAACGGTACTGGTTTTTCGAGCCTTCCTAAACGGGGGCTAaccgaatttattatatttttagcatttCCTTACTTTTTGAGGAATTGTGGTTCTTGAAATAGCCAttacatgtaataaaaacaatacacttTTTTATCAATCGAGTAGGTAAATTCTATGACAACACACcaaattcttgttttttaataatgggattgttcgatttttaaaatgatgtacatatccgtattatttaaaacactacAACATACCTCAGGACATAGGCGTCGACTTGCTCGCTCTGCGTGAAAGATATAATCTCGCAGCGGACTATCTTCAATACATTTTCCCATTGTTGTCTGAAAAAAAGTACAGGTTACACTAtcacaaacaataatataacttatttctaAAGGAGAAACTCCCATGGTTACAGCTATGTTACACATCGCGTGTTGCCACAATTCGTCAACGAAGAATATACGGCACCACCACCTGTGCACCTTCCATACCATAATAAAATTAGGTTTAAATCACCCAGATCCGTCAGGCCATTTACGAGATGCCgtcaacaaatataaaaacaaacttattacTTTTGAAGTGGATTTTTActctgtaaataataaataactattacatATTGTTTGTTGGCTGAGTTTCGATGCTAGTTATTCTAGAATACAAAAAAGTACAAGTTATTctagaatattaataactatgTGCCTAagctgattatttatttaaatatctatattactTTTATGCAACCTTATGGAACGGAAAatttggaattttttttttgttttaattttccgCCTTTTCTAAAAGTAGTACTTTTTTATCAACTGACTGCTAATTTTACTCTTAACGTCATTGGTTCGCGCCGATATAGAATCGTGAAATTTTCTTTAGTAattgtaaagaaaattaatataaacactaatgacagtatttttttcgaatttctacgaattatgtacaaaatcgtcattttttttaatcatctttATATTAAACTCCTCAGCATGTTAAGGTCCGCGTTGACATTAGGGAATGGCCAAGACTTTTTctagaaaatagaaatataaagctGTTATTAGGATTTTCAAATTTTTCCTTTGATTTCTATATGACTACAGATGATGCTTATCTACCATTCCACTCCAGCCCAGGTCATGTTAGTAGAAggcagaatttatttaaaaaaaatgatgtaataatgaaaaaatataaaataataaaagattttaaatatggaaatttcaatttgatttaatgcacattataatagtattaagaCTAATATTCTTGAGCTGATTAAATAAAGGCTaattttacaattcaaatattaaaaattaactaaagaACTATGTCAAACCAAGAGGTAACCTGAATATTCTCAATATATGaagatttgaaattcaaatacaGCATCAAAATAGCTCAACTaagaataagtaatattttagcCAATTTTGTGTATTTATCATTTACTCAAGTTAAAAACTATCTTTTagaaattaactaaaaaaatatgtaagtaattatattgtaatggaTTACTCTTgttggaaatatatttattttccaattataaaacaaaattgagcatgaaattaaaattttaaaaaaaatcttaggcATTTTAAGTAGGATTCTTTGCTTCaccaaattttaagttaaaagttTAACTGGCCCGGTTAAAAATGCAGTTACAGGCCAgtgtagtttttataaatacaagttcTGAGAGTTTCGGGAACTTAATTATGTTAAACCAGTTTTTGGGGTGTTATTCGTATAATTTGCCAGTTGACCTGTAACTCTGAGGCTTGgaggaaaaataatttactgatTATACaagttgattttattaattttatatataaggatTTTCAGCAAGgctgcatttaaaaaaattgtcaggagcatttaataatttagaacatatttaaaaaaaaattgaatcacGTGACTCTATTAATCAATGGGTTCTCCTTGAAATTCATGGTGGGATTATTTTCTTACCGGTAGCAATCGCCCTGAACAGCTGATTCTAGAAGCTTCCATAACAATAACAATCGTAAAATTCAGTTCTACTATTTCATTATTTGAGGACAATGTATTTCTTACACATCGTAACTCAATTATtaaacgtataataataataattaagaataacttattagatttataacataaataatagagAAACAAGCCAGAAAATATGCCGGTAACCTATAATCgtcacgtaaaaaaataaactttaaataatttatttctatttcgtaATAGCAGGTATATAGCTATATACTCACCGGGTGATTTTTCTTAAGTCCGCATGCTTTACCGGCGTAAaccaaatttcaattaatttttcgaCACCTTCAAAAAATTTATCATTACTTTCACTGTTAGATATCATTTCCGTTCCAGCCATtgcgatattttataatattatatcaacaacgtatctttatgaaaaatattgaattctCCTCTACTAAAAATGTCGACAGCCAATACGTATCAACGTCTGAAGTTGACTGAAGTGAGAAGTCTGAATCAGCtgaatgaaacaaaattattggCAAAATGCAGGTGATAGAGGAGATATATAAAAGACTTCTCTTTCTTACAGAGCGAGCGAGTCGGCGACGGCGCGCGTTCCGAAGCCGAACCAAAAACTAGAATGAGTCAATTTGGTAAACGCTATGGGAATTTATTCGTTTCACTGTCAAGTGTCACTTTTTGTTTTTGTCACTCACCGCTCATCTTTATCTCTTATTGAATGTTACCATAATCAATTTCTAACCTATACTTTATTATGACATAAATCTGGAGATacatatagtaattttattaaaaataataatttattatctcattatttatataaacgaaataatactttaaatattaatagataaattaaatttacatttaaatggtTTGTACTCAATTCCTAATCTTCAATAATGTTACCTACCAAAATTATGTTCATCACAAGTAACTTCACAAGAATCATTGATAATTCAGTCATTCACAcctaaaaatttgtttttagcATAGTATTTACAAATTCTTTTGAAACTATAGGCTTCATCAATATATCTATCAGAGTAGGACTTTGTTTTGTACATCACACAATTTAGACCTGTGTTTAGTGGAAAAAGTCAACCAAGTGaaagataaaatgaattataaattaagtttattattaaaagtgttATTAAGCTTGTACTACTTGTCTAAAAACAGtagtttcataatttttcaaaaGAAGCAATGAGCCTATGTATTGCACCGTCTTCCGATCTTCTTATAGGTTTAATTTTCTGCTTGACGACAGGTATCTCTGGACACACATCATTTTCTTTCTCATCCTGACAAAAATCATCAATATTCGGTTCAAGGTCTTTTTTCATGggagttatatttttaaagggtTTTTTATCTCgtctgttttttaaatttgcaatGTCTGTGTTTAACTCAactaaatttttgtatattctatcattaaaatgaaaattaagtttCTTTGTGATCTGAAAACAAATGtacacaatttataaataaaatattagtaaaaaaagatctatttatttatgttgtgtatttatttttgtgaccaTATTATTTGtagatatcaatatttattaatttattagtaataatatttaaagggaGTTATGTCATACATTAAAAGTGAAGTAAatcatatgaatataaaatacgattaaaatataaattaaatggaaaaaaatatttaaaagttatctaATGTTTAACttgaatataagaaaatacttcataatgaattgatacttttaaattttattattatattatttctaatttggtaaattaatttaattcaaaattagtgCTTTTGTCATATATACGAGTGTGAATACTTTcgtataatattgtaatcaCATGTATatcacaaatttatttataataacaattaaatttatcgatcgatttaaaaacaaaacaaaacttttaatcTCATTAAAATCTATATGTTAAGAAATCTATGTTAAAAAGAGGGCAGATTCTATATTTACCTTAGCACTTATTTGAACCTGGTCAATATTTAATTCTTCGGGACGCGGTAACGAAACAGATTTTCGCACATCAGTTAAGTAATTAGCTAGTGACTCGCTTGAGCATAGCGCAGGTTGATCAAGTTCTTGTTCTATTTGATACGATGGCTTTTCCAATTTAGGACCTGAATCACTGTCATGTACAGCCTTTGGTTGTTTGAGAATTCTTTGTTCGTAATTGCGAAGCAAAGTTTTCTTTACTTTTGGATCAGATCCCGattttctcattttatatttaaaagaatagaaAGCATGAAAATGGGATCTAAAccattagaaaaatattacctacataattaaattataaaaaatacattaaattaagcGATGTGATTGTATAttctttgttattaaatacaaattacaaacataagCAATTCAAATTGATAACCGTTGAAATTGACAGGTTCTagacagatattaataaattgagatTCTCattgcattatttaaaaaaaatcaaatttaaagtaaaatcttatggaaatatattatcaatacaattaaacttaattttaaaattatatcgatgCCAAGTGAATTAACTTATAATAAGATAACATAGGGTaactatttaaacatttaaaaccaAAATTTAATTACCAATAATGAGGGAGGTGTCAAGCTttagaagtatatttttttccaaaatttttGCTAAAAGGTGTTTCAAAGATTGTATaatcatttatgtttgtaatataaatggTATATAACAATACTTATCCTAAAAGCagcattgtttttattttaaggggaatttctttgatatatattcttatttttatatctttgataTAGGAAATGTATAACTTGTCAAGGGGCAATAGGCATAAAAGTTGGACTATCAaccaattacaataataattatactttgctGTCAAGTGTCACTGTCAGTAATAGTAAAAGCTGAAAGGTTTAAAGTTGAAGGGTTTTTAGAATTTcaagttatttgtaatttgtatagttttaacATAACTTTTAGCATCTTGCacctttttatacatttataatttacaaatatgagTAACAGCCGCGTCGAGTTTAATGTTAGTATTAAACATctaatttatttgcatttatattttagttatatttgcCACATAATAAAGTTTCAAATGTCTTTCAGAATCCTGAAAATTTGCCTGCCGAAAATGTAACAGTGTCTGTGCGCGATTCCGGTGTTTTACAGCTTATTAAAgcaatagtaagtatttttttttaattaaatcattattattacaggtttaacataattatgtgtttttatattttatttgacttcTCATAATATTGCACaacttgttaaattaaataaatttcattactttttaataattaccgTTTTTATATATGAAGTTAAAGTATTACTTGgttaaggaaaaataattaagatgCTGTTTATTGATTTCAGGATCCTTATTGGGTGGAGAAAAAAGATTTGATACTCTATGAAAGACCACCATCAGGTGCTGAATTACTTTTGGGTGCAGTGGATGCTTGGAGATCTAAAATGGAGACTTATTTAGATAATCTCAAGTGGTTACTTGAATTAGAACAAAATaggtattcatatattttttttacaacttatatatatttagttgcaGTTATCAAATGCTTGcaaactaaactaaatttatattattagctaaaagtatttttaatacattgaaatataaaacaaaaatataaattatgttgaaaaatgtaatcataatattattcttgttttacttttttttattatattgcacaGCATGACTAGAGTAGCATATTTCCTGGCAACAAGCctgttttaaatgataatatatatgacTCTAGATTCAAGAATTACAAACTCTTTCCACTGTTTAAACTTTTGTGAGAGTGAGTATAAGGGGTGGGGTTGCATGCAATGGTTATCTGACACTTGGCGGTTGGCTTGGTTGGTTGATTCTTCAAATCTATTGAAAGATGCATTGATTTCTTGGTCCTAAGTCACCGTCACCTGCTCCATGCAACTGCACTAGTTTTAACATAGCCATTATGGGTGCTCATGAActtattgtatgtaaataagaatatttaattatgaatatattatattttgaattgctTTAAATGATTTCATTGAGCATGCTTCATATAAATTTCACATGGTCTAAccactaatatattttagctttaagtcataaattttctttataatatttaaaaaactaataactCTTTCAGATTTTGGAGTACTATATTATACCATCCAATGTGTATGGATATGGTAATATCTTTTATACAAGAAGCGAATCCTCCATACATAGCGTCCCAAGATAGTAAAGATGTTCAAAAGCTGTATGAAGAGATAAGAAGATTAATTCTCGTCATTTTTAGTAGATTAATCACAAATAAAGAGAGTAAGGTGGGTTTTATTactcttaattattaataggaAATATGCATTGGATCTCTTTCTGATTTTTGACACTAGTGAGAGGTCTAGGGGGGTGCCAGGGGGTGATTATTTCTCCTCTTTTGACAATGAAACTAATTAGTGTTGAGAACTTCattgtaaaatacttttgtatataataaaaatggtattTCTATATGTAATATAGACAAATATCGCACTTAGTGAAAAtgagttatattataaagaggttagAAATAAAAGATTAGTTTGTTTGTTCTGGTTTCACCCAAAAAATGATAATCCAGTTGATGTGGG from Vanessa tameamea isolate UH-Manoa-2023 chromosome 17, ilVanTame1 primary haplotype, whole genome shotgun sequence includes these protein-coding regions:
- the LOC113400378 gene encoding uncharacterized protein LOC113400378; translation: MRKSGSDPKVKKTLLRNYEQRILKQPKAVHDSDSGPKLEKPSYQIEQELDQPALCSSESLANYLTDVRKSVSLPRPEELNIDQVQISAKITKKLNFHFNDRIYKNLVELNTDIANLKNRRDKKPFKNITPMKKDLEPNIDDFCQDEKENDVCPEIPVVKQKIKPIRRSEDGAIHRLIASFEKL